From the Streptomyces sp. NBC_00654 genome, the window AGGAGCAGCAGTCCGCGTGCCTTCTCGTCGCCGAGGGCGAGGGTCTGCGCGGTGGCGGCGCCGAAGGAGAAGCCCGCGTACACCAGGCCCTGGTCGGAGTAGGGCGCCGCGGCCAGCACGGCACGCCTGAGCAGCTCGTCCTTGCCCACCTGCTCCTTGAAGGCCATGCCCTCCTCCACCGTGTCGAAGGTGTGCCCCTCGAACAGATCGGGCACCCGCACCTCATGGCCGGCGGCCCGGAGCCGGTCGGCCGCGGCGTGCACGGCGGGCCGCAGCCCGTAGGTCGAGTGGAAAAGCATGATGTTCATGACGCCCATGGTGCCAGCGAGCCCGGCCCGCGCCGAACGACAGGGCCCCAGGACCTGCCGGACGGCGCCGGGCCCTGCCGCCCTGGCCTCCTGCCGCTCCGCCCCGGCGCGCCCCCTTGCCGCTCCCCCTTTTCGCCGCCTCAGCGCAGGCTGCGTACGTCCAGGTAGCGCAGCACCCGGTCGACCACCTCGGGGTCGGCGCCCGGCTCGCTGCGCGCGGAGAGCACCGCGTGGCGGGCGGCCGACATCATCTCCCGCTGGATGCGGCTGACCGCCCGGAACCGTTCCGCCCGCTGCGCGTACGCCTCGCGCCGCTCGTCGTCGACCATGTCGGGGCTGATCCGGGCCCCGATGTCGTAGGCCGCGCGCTGGAGCCGCTCCACGACGTCCTCCGGGAAGTCCTCGACCTCCTGGATCTCCTTGAGCCGGTGCTTGGCCGCCTTGGCGGCCCGGATCGCGAGCTCCCGTTCCAGGGCCTGTTCGGCGTCGGTGTCGGCACGCACCCCGAGCTTGCGCACCAGCCACGGCAGGGTGAGCCCCTGGAGGACGAGGGTCGCCATGATGACGGCGAACGCGATGAAGATGATCTCGTCGCGGCCGGGGAACGGCTTCCCGTCGTCCGTCTCCAGCGGGATCGCCAGCGCCAGCGCGACCGAGGCCACCCCGCGCATCCCGGCCCACCACATGACGACGGTCTCCCGTCGGCTGGTGGGGATCTCCTCGCTCACATCGCGCCGGGTGTGCAGCCGTTTGGCCAGCCAGGCCGCGGGGAGCAGCCACAGCAGCCGTACGCCCACGACGACCACGACGATCGCCAGGCCCCAGCCCACCATCCGCAGTTCGCGCCCGTCGGCTGTGCCGAAGACACTGTGGAGTTCGAGGCCGATCAGCCCGAAGGCGACCCCGGTGACGAGCGTGTCGACGATCTCCCAGAAGGTGCGTCCGGTGAGACGTCCGAGGACATCGTCGGCGTCCGCGGTGCGCTCGGCGAGGAAGAGCGCGGTGGTGAGGACGGCCAGCACACCCGACCCCATGAGTTCCTCGGCGAGGACGTAACTCACGAACGGTACGAGCAGGGAGAGGCCGACCTGAAGGGTGGCGTCACCCAGGACGTTCATCAGTCTGATGGTGAGCCAGCCCAGCGCCAGTCCGACCGCCACCGCGACGGCGGCGGACAGGATCAGCAGGCCGAACGCCTCGGGCAGCGAGAAGGTCCCGCTCACGGCGGCGGCGATCGCCACGTGGTAGAGCACGATCGCGGTCACGTCGTTGAACAGCCCCTCGCCCTCCAGGATCGAGACGAGCCGGCGCGGCAGTCCGACCGAGCCCGCGACAGCGGTCGCGGCGACCGGGTCGGGCGGGGCGACGAGCGCACCGAGGGCGACCGCGGCGGCGATGGGCAGCCCGGGGACGATCGCGTTGGCGACCGCGGCGACGGCCGCCGTGGTGACGAAGACCAGTGCCACGGCCAGCAGGAAGATCGGCCGTCTGTTGGCCGCGAACTGCCGCCAGGAGGTGCGCTGCACGGAGGCGTAGAGCAGCGGCGGCAGCAGCGCGGGGAGGATGATCTCCGGCGGGACGTCGACATTCGGTACGAAGCTGGTGAACGCCATCGCGACCCCGGCGAGCGTCATCAGCACCGGCGCCGGGAGGCCCAGACGCTCCCCGAGGGGCACCGTGACCACGGCTCCCAGCAGAAGCAGGAGCAGCAGTGCCATTTGGTCCACGATGTGCCTTCCGGGCGGGCGGGGTCAGGCCGTGCGATCGGCCGATAGGGGCTTCCACCCTGCCACGCAATCCCTGCAATTCAGACAACACCCCCACCCGGCAGCCCCCTTGGCACCTCGGTCCTCCGAGGTATCGGCCGCC encodes:
- a CDS encoding Na+/H+ antiporter, which gives rise to MDQMALLLLLLLGAVVTVPLGERLGLPAPVLMTLAGVAMAFTSFVPNVDVPPEIILPALLPPLLYASVQRTSWRQFAANRRPIFLLAVALVFVTTAAVAAVANAIVPGLPIAAAVALGALVAPPDPVAATAVAGSVGLPRRLVSILEGEGLFNDVTAIVLYHVAIAAAVSGTFSLPEAFGLLILSAAVAVAVGLALGWLTIRLMNVLGDATLQVGLSLLVPFVSYVLAEELMGSGVLAVLTTALFLAERTADADDVLGRLTGRTFWEIVDTLVTGVAFGLIGLELHSVFGTADGRELRMVGWGLAIVVVVVGVRLLWLLPAAWLAKRLHTRRDVSEEIPTSRRETVVMWWAGMRGVASVALALAIPLETDDGKPFPGRDEIIFIAFAVIMATLVLQGLTLPWLVRKLGVRADTDAEQALERELAIRAAKAAKHRLKEIQEVEDFPEDVVERLQRAAYDIGARISPDMVDDERREAYAQRAERFRAVSRIQREMMSAARHAVLSARSEPGADPEVVDRVLRYLDVRSLR
- a CDS encoding dienelactone hydrolase family protein; protein product: MGVMNIMLFHSTYGLRPAVHAAADRLRAAGHEVRVPDLFEGHTFDTVEEGMAFKEQVGKDELLRRAVLAAAPYSDQGLVYAGFSFGAATAQTLALGDEKARGLLLLHGTSDIAENASVDELPVQLHVADPDPFESPDWLNSWYLQMRRTGADVEVYRYPGAGHLFTDPELHDYDERAAEQTWKVALGFLATL